The following are encoded together in the Defluviitalea raffinosedens genome:
- a CDS encoding TAXI family TRAP transporter solute-binding subunit, with protein MRKSLYVLVSMVLMISLVLSGCGGKTTLKMATGGTTGTYYAYSGAVSQVLSQKVNNLSFNVQSTGASKANIYLVSDKEADMGIVQNDVMYYAYNGIDLFEGEKISGFSAMAGLYAEVCQIVSKKEITSIADLKGKRVSVGDVGSGVEFNARQILEAYDMTFDDIVVSNLSFGDSATALKDDKIDAFFCVAGAPTTAIVELATSNQINLLEIDDEHAAKLIEKYPFYTKFSVPGGSYKGVDTDVQTVAVVATYIVSDSLSEDLVYNMTKALFENADEIANAHPKGAELNPEYSVSSISIPIHPGAEKYYKEIGVLK; from the coding sequence ATGAGAAAGAGTTTGTATGTTTTAGTGTCCATGGTACTGATGATTTCTTTGGTTTTATCAGGTTGTGGAGGAAAGACTACATTAAAGATGGCTACAGGCGGCACGACAGGTACATATTATGCTTATAGTGGGGCAGTATCTCAAGTGCTTAGTCAAAAAGTTAATAACTTAAGTTTTAATGTACAATCCACTGGTGCTTCAAAAGCAAATATTTATCTTGTATCAGATAAAGAAGCAGACATGGGTATCGTTCAAAATGATGTTATGTATTATGCTTATAATGGTATTGATCTTTTTGAAGGAGAAAAAATTTCTGGTTTTTCTGCTATGGCAGGACTTTATGCAGAAGTTTGTCAAATAGTATCCAAGAAAGAAATTACTTCTATTGCAGATCTTAAAGGTAAACGTGTTTCTGTAGGGGACGTTGGTTCAGGAGTAGAGTTTAATGCCCGTCAAATTCTTGAAGCTTATGATATGACATTTGATGATATTGTTGTCAGCAATTTAAGTTTTGGTGACAGTGCAACCGCATTAAAGGATGATAAAATAGATGCCTTTTTCTGTGTTGCTGGAGCACCCACAACTGCAATTGTAGAACTTGCTACTTCCAACCAAATTAATTTGCTGGAAATTGATGATGAACATGCAGCAAAATTAATTGAGAAATATCCCTTCTATACAAAATTTTCTGTTCCAGGTGGATCTTATAAAGGTGTCGATACTGATGTCCAGACTGTGGCTGTAGTGGCTACTTACATTGTTTCTGACAGTCTTAGTGAAGATTTGGTTTATAACATGACCAAAGCCCTTTTTGAAAATGCAGATGAAATTGCAAATGCGCATCCAAAGGGTGCTGAATTAAATCCTGAGTATTCAGTCTCCAGTATTTCTATACCTATACATCCAGGTGCAGAAAAATATTATAAAGAAATCGGCGTTTTGAAATAA
- a CDS encoding DUF1850 domain-containing protein: MKRINLLTGAAIVAVLFTVSVILFFVFSSPCLILKNSDTGEIIASFPVNDGDEFSVTFIHSVNNSPVTDVYQIRTGKIYVDRTIYYAFGAGVQTEIEEGQSLEYGSDGAMIVSGFNKLMDRLSYIVGTVSDHILHINGKDISLRELCGKNTTVQFVTGRRFISVRNDEPGNQ; this comes from the coding sequence ATGAAAAGAATTAATTTACTGACGGGGGCCGCAATCGTGGCTGTATTGTTTACGGTCTCCGTTATTTTATTCTTTGTTTTTTCCTCTCCATGTCTAATTTTAAAAAATAGTGACACAGGTGAAATTATCGCATCTTTTCCTGTTAATGATGGAGACGAGTTTTCTGTTACTTTTATTCATTCTGTAAATAATAGCCCGGTGACTGATGTTTATCAAATCAGGACTGGTAAAATTTATGTTGATCGAACAATTTATTATGCTTTTGGTGCAGGTGTACAGACAGAAATAGAAGAAGGACAATCTCTGGAATATGGCTCAGATGGTGCTATGATTGTCAGTGGTTTTAATAAGTTAATGGATCGTCTTTCTTATATTGTTGGGACAGTTTCTGATCATATTTTACATATTAATGGAAAGGATATTAGTTTGCGAGAACTCTGTGGAAAAAATACGACTGTTCAGTTTGTAACTGGACGAAGGTTTATATCTGTTCGAAATGATGAACCAGGTAATCAATAA